The following proteins come from a genomic window of Streptomyces sp. Sge12:
- a CDS encoding class I SAM-dependent methyltransferase: protein MSDDHTHVQEFFGARAADWDRKFPGDGPAFTTAVTECGLRPGDRVLDAGCGTGRAITALRAAVGPTGIVLGADVTPQMLAAARRAGRDAEGSLLLADVARLPLRDHVLDAVFAAGLIAHLPDPAANLRELARVVRPGGRLALFHPIGRAALAARHGRELTADDMRAEHNLGPLLSGSGWQMTSYADEDDRFLVLAVRPRHPHP from the coding sequence ATGAGCGACGACCACACACACGTGCAGGAGTTCTTCGGGGCGCGCGCTGCCGACTGGGACCGCAAGTTCCCGGGGGACGGGCCGGCCTTCACCACCGCCGTGACCGAATGCGGACTCCGCCCCGGGGACCGCGTGCTCGACGCGGGCTGCGGCACCGGGCGGGCCATCACCGCTCTGCGGGCCGCGGTAGGGCCCACCGGGATCGTGCTCGGCGCGGACGTCACCCCGCAGATGCTGGCCGCCGCCCGGCGGGCCGGGCGGGACGCCGAGGGCTCCCTGCTGCTCGCCGATGTGGCCCGGCTGCCGCTGCGCGACCACGTGCTCGACGCGGTGTTCGCCGCCGGGCTCATCGCCCACCTGCCCGACCCGGCGGCAAACCTGCGCGAGCTCGCCCGGGTGGTCCGCCCCGGCGGCCGGCTCGCCCTGTTTCACCCGATCGGGCGAGCGGCCCTCGCCGCCCGCCACGGTCGCGAGCTGACCGCGGACGACATGCGGGCCGAGCACAACCTCGGGCCGCTGCTGTCCGGTTCGGGCTGGCAGATGACCTCGTACGCCGACGAGGACGACCGCTTCCTGGTGCTCGCCGTCCGTCCCCGTCATCCGCATCCGTGA
- a CDS encoding oxygenase MpaB family protein, protein MQRYDRLREILRLDPDKDFLAIYRLTATYEFPWDFTRALELALFRTYAVPSIGGLLAETAEFTDRAQKRYDDTALLLDAVVEHGFENDTARTAIRRVNQMHRSYDISNEDMRYVLCTFVVIPARWLDAYGWRPLTHHERRACANYYATLGRHLGITDIPDSYEEFESTLDAYEEAHFGWDEGGRRVADSTLDLMASWYPAPVAPAVRRASLALLDEPLLSTFRYEPPRPPLRRLVRGALWLRGRAVRLLPPRRDPHYARQNPEIKGYPHGYDVGELGTFPVPGSGGCPVPHPRRPAGAEAQPPA, encoded by the coding sequence GTGCAGCGTTACGACCGGCTGAGGGAGATCCTCCGTCTCGACCCCGACAAGGATTTCCTCGCCATCTACCGGCTCACCGCCACCTACGAGTTCCCCTGGGACTTCACCCGGGCCCTGGAACTCGCCCTGTTCCGGACCTATGCCGTCCCGAGCATCGGTGGCCTGCTGGCCGAGACGGCCGAGTTCACGGACCGGGCCCAGAAGCGCTACGACGACACGGCGCTGCTCCTGGACGCGGTCGTCGAGCACGGCTTCGAGAACGACACCGCACGCACCGCGATCCGCCGTGTCAACCAGATGCACCGCAGCTACGACATCTCGAACGAGGACATGCGCTACGTCCTGTGCACGTTCGTGGTGATTCCGGCACGCTGGCTGGACGCCTACGGCTGGCGTCCGCTGACCCACCACGAGCGCCGGGCCTGCGCGAACTACTACGCCACCCTCGGCCGCCACTTGGGCATCACGGACATTCCGGACTCCTACGAGGAGTTCGAATCCACCTTGGACGCCTACGAGGAGGCCCATTTCGGCTGGGACGAGGGCGGGCGCAGGGTCGCCGACTCCACCCTCGACCTCATGGCCTCCTGGTACCCGGCGCCCGTCGCCCCCGCCGTGCGGCGCGCGAGCCTCGCCCTCCTCGACGAGCCGCTGCTGAGCACCTTCCGGTACGAGCCCCCGCGCCCGCCGCTCCGGCGGCTGGTCCGGGGCGCCCTGTGGCTGCGCGGTCGCGCGGTACGACTCCTGCCGCCGCGCCGGGACCCGCACTACGCCCGGCAGAACCCGGAGATCAAGGGCTACCCCCACGGCTACGACGTGGGCGAGCTCGGCACGTTCCCGGTGCCCGGCTCGGGCGGCTGCCCCGTTCCGCATCCACGCCGGCCCGCCGGAGCCGAGGCCCAGCCTCCGGCCTGA